Proteins co-encoded in one Medicago truncatula cultivar Jemalong A17 chromosome 8, MtrunA17r5.0-ANR, whole genome shotgun sequence genomic window:
- the LOC25500282 gene encoding hydroquinone glucosyltransferase, whose amino-acid sequence MAKTTHIAVVSIPLFSHQSSIIEFCKRLIHLHHHIHVTCIFPTIDAPIPATLKLLESLPSSISCSFLPPINKLDFPHDVGMEIELAVVQSMPSLRNSLRLLCSTSTCTPVSALVVDPFASQALEIAKDLNLLSFVYFPLSAMITSLHFYCPTLHKQVSCEYKDHTDLIQIPGCLPILGKDLPPEFFHDRSSVAYSIFLLHSKNLSLAHGFLANSFSKMEASTGRALQEEHNKTTKLVYMVGPIIQSGSNCSEESNGSICLKWLENQTPNSVLYVCFGSGGTLSQQQTNELALGLELSGQKFLWVLREPSKSKDVDYKIASIGNDDNDLLKYLPHGFLERTKEQGLVVPLWAPQTKILSHNSTGGFLTHCGWNSTLESIVSGVPMITWPLFGDQIMNAILIVEGLKVGLKIKFNENGIAEREEIAKVVRHLMLGEERSEIRQRIEELKDDAACALAEDGSSTRALCEFGTRVANFSL is encoded by the coding sequence TATAGCAGTAGTTTCAATCCCTCTATTTAGCCATCAAAGTTCTATTATTGAGTTTTGCAAGAGACTAATTCATCTCCATCACCACATTCATGTCACTTGCATCTTCCCCACCATTGATGCACCTATCCCTGCCACCCTCAAATTACTTGAGTCTCTTCCTTCATCCATAAGCTGCAGTTTCCTCCCTCCAATAAACAAACTAGACTTCCCACACGATGTTGGCATGGAAATTGAACTCGCGGTGGTTCAATCCATGCCATCTCTTCGCAACTCGTTGAGGTTACTGTGTTCAACTTCAACATGCACACCAGTGTCAGCATTGGTTGTTGATCCTTTTGCAAGTCAAGCATTAGAAATAGCTAAAGACTTGAACCTCTTATCTTTTGTATATTTCCCACTTTCTGCCATGATAACTTCATTACACTTCTATTGTCCGACACTGCATAAACAAGTTTCATGTGAATACAAAGATCACACTGACCTTATTCAGATTCCGGGATGTCTACCTATTCTCGGCAAAGATCTTCCTCCCGAATTTTTTCATGATCGATCTAGTGTTGCTTACAGTATTTTTCTTCTACATTCCAAGAACTTGTCTCTTGCTCATGGTTTCTTGGCGAATAGTTTCTCAAAAATGGAGGCAAGTACAGGGAGAGCCTTGCAGGAGGAGCACAACAAAACCACCAAATTAGTTTATATGGTTGGACCAATCATACAAAGTGGTTCAAATTGTAGTGAAGAGTCAAATGGGTCAATCTGTTTGAAGTGGTTGGAGAATCAAACACCAAACTCAGTTTTGTATGTGTGCTTTGGAAGTGGAGGAACTTTATCTCAACAACAAACCAATGAACTAGCTTTGGGGCTGGAATTGAGTGGTCAGAAATTCTTGTGGGTTTTGAGAGAACCTAGTAAATCTAAAGATGTAGATTACAAAATTGCTTCAATAGGAAATGATGATAATGACCTATTAAAGTACTTACCACATGGGTTCTTAGAAAGAACCAAAGAACAAGGGTTAGTTGTTCCTCTTTGGGCACCACAAACCAAAATCCTAAGTCACAATTCAACAGGTGGATTTTTAACACATTGTGGTTGGAATTCGACGCTTGAGAGTATTGTGTCCGGAGTGCCAATGATAACTTGGCCATTGTTTGGTGATCAAATAATGAATGCTATTTTAATAGTAGAGGGACTTAAAGTGGGTTTGAAGATAAAATTTAATGAGAATGGCATTGCAGAAAGAGAGGAAATTGCTAAGGTGGTTAGACATCTAATGCTCGGAGAAGAACGGAGTGAGATTCGACAAAGAATTGAAGAGCTTAAAGATGATGCAGCTTGTGCATTAGCAGAAGATGGGTCCTCTACAAGAGCACTTTGTGAATTCGGTACTCGAGTAGCAAACTTTTCGTTATAA